The Tindallia magadiensis genome includes a region encoding these proteins:
- a CDS encoding cache domain-containing protein, producing MIHFFAFKRLRHRIIFAFTILLVVSLLANSLLAIWQVIQQSQEDYQVSVHQKMELLDHHIHYYAQNIASNTRMLAEFPLIREADQRITSYKNTQSSEGLLPMRPMQGDPYEQEVYQILKTFQESHDSVKNASLGVEANGGFVMHPPRPRFNHYDARERQWYQKALESPGEVVISEIYTTSSGEKVVLCVMTVFDEKDQLRGVITVDFDLEALSNMLTDTTIGSSGYAMLTDSTGSILAYPDQPEVVGKSLEDIGLGSLLQGETLKEQTIDTFFYQDQSYRIQVSPSTLAEFPLFYISFIHTSEFYQSGWILSQKLLLSAFFLLLFSMLLAYWLSGQLTNSLGKLREFADQLAEGNLSQRLSLTDQDEIGQLAQRFNEMASAIEKSQKELESKVKERTSALSSTNHQLQETNEELQQTVVLLKNTQDQLIQSEKLAGLSTLVAGLAHEINTPLGGSISMASYLEHQMQQLLKDIEAEALDQHEFDQYMLRLQDSVQVLLRNLHRSSDLIQHFKQVAVDHRREEKRSFYVKPYVEETLLGFQQLLKAGNHQLTLDCEEQLSIHSFPGALSQIIAILTQNALEHGFADREGGSIHLSFQKQDHRLILTYSDDGKGMSEAVKSRIFEPFFTTARHRGSIGLGLHILYNLLMLQLKGDVVVESHPEQGTIFHLIWEP from the coding sequence TTGATTCATTTTTTTGCTTTCAAACGATTACGGCATCGTATCATTTTTGCCTTTACCATTCTGTTGGTAGTTTCTCTTTTGGCCAACAGTTTATTAGCCATTTGGCAAGTGATCCAGCAATCCCAAGAAGATTATCAGGTATCTGTCCATCAGAAAATGGAATTGTTGGACCATCATATTCATTATTATGCTCAAAATATTGCCTCCAATACCAGGATGTTGGCGGAATTCCCCTTGATCCGGGAGGCGGATCAGCGCATTACCTCTTACAAAAATACCCAGTCTTCCGAGGGGCTTCTTCCCATGCGCCCAATGCAGGGAGATCCTTATGAGCAGGAAGTTTACCAAATCTTAAAAACCTTTCAAGAATCCCATGATTCCGTTAAAAATGCCAGTCTTGGTGTTGAAGCCAACGGTGGTTTTGTCATGCATCCGCCCCGACCCCGTTTTAATCATTACGATGCCAGAGAAAGGCAGTGGTATCAGAAAGCCTTAGAATCTCCCGGCGAAGTAGTGATTTCTGAAATTTATACCACCTCCAGTGGGGAGAAGGTGGTTCTTTGTGTGATGACGGTCTTTGATGAAAAAGACCAGTTGCGGGGAGTTATTACCGTTGATTTTGATCTGGAGGCCTTATCGAATATGCTGACTGATACCACCATTGGTAGTAGTGGTTATGCGATGCTTACTGACTCCACCGGTTCTATTTTAGCTTATCCGGATCAGCCGGAAGTAGTGGGGAAGTCTTTGGAAGATATTGGCCTGGGATCTTTGCTTCAGGGAGAGACATTGAAGGAGCAAACCATCGACACTTTTTTTTATCAAGATCAATCCTACCGGATCCAGGTAAGCCCTTCAACTTTAGCCGAATTTCCCCTCTTTTATATTTCCTTTATCCATACCAGTGAATTTTATCAAAGTGGTTGGATCTTATCTCAAAAATTATTGTTGAGTGCTTTTTTCCTGCTGCTTTTTTCCATGCTTCTAGCTTATTGGTTATCTGGGCAGCTAACCAATTCTTTAGGGAAATTAAGGGAATTTGCTGACCAGCTGGCAGAAGGAAATTTGAGCCAACGGCTGTCGTTAACGGATCAGGATGAAATAGGTCAGCTAGCTCAACGCTTTAACGAAATGGCCTCCGCCATTGAAAAATCTCAAAAGGAATTGGAGTCCAAGGTAAAAGAACGAACCTCCGCTTTATCTTCTACGAACCATCAATTACAGGAAACCAACGAAGAACTTCAGCAGACGGTGGTTCTATTAAAAAACACCCAGGACCAGTTGATTCAATCAGAAAAACTGGCTGGTCTAAGCACTTTGGTTGCTGGCCTGGCCCATGAAATTAATACGCCTTTAGGCGGTTCCATTTCCATGGCTTCTTACCTGGAACATCAGATGCAACAATTGCTAAAAGACATTGAAGCAGAAGCCTTGGACCAGCATGAGTTTGATCAATATATGCTCCGGCTGCAAGATTCTGTGCAGGTTTTGCTTCGAAACTTACATCGGTCCAGTGACTTAATTCAACATTTCAAACAAGTGGCCGTAGATCATCGCCGTGAGGAAAAAAGAAGTTTCTATGTAAAGCCTTATGTAGAAGAAACCCTGCTGGGTTTTCAACAGCTCTTAAAGGCAGGAAATCATCAGTTAACCCTTGATTGTGAGGAACAGTTATCCATTCATAGTTTTCCCGGTGCCCTCTCTCAAATCATTGCCATCTTAACGCAAAACGCATTGGAGCATGGCTTTGCGGATCGAGAAGGTGGTTCGATTCATCTCTCTTTTCAAAAACAAGACCACCGTCTGATTTTAACGTATTCTGACGATGGTAAGGGTATGAGCGAAGCTGTAAAGTCCAGGATATTCGAACCTTTTTTTACAACGGCCCGTCACCGGGGCAGTATTGGGTTGGGACTTCATATTCTGTATAATCTTTTGATGCTTCAGCTAAAGGGAGATGTGGTAGTAGAATCTCACCCTGAGCAGGGGACTATTTTTCATCTTATCTGGGAGCCTTAG
- a CDS encoding methyl-accepting chemotaxis protein, with protein sequence MFFRKANQHNETRLSKAIKDSILIDYQVIHQAYQTIEGLDFSQKDRQQIESHLEKLLTGNASYYGIWVVGIKNEFNDQQYQNKDHYESNGRLNTYLYRTKSGVKKMFLEDIDQEAFYTKPLETEKIQILQPFFYELEGIPVFMTAVAKPLFIGGKKVGVIGIDIVLLGINELDDDFVHQRVSSMEAMIPKAIDVYQKNITAIIEKFTLIDKKIQFIKNHSEQIDASVLEVSKAIEEVAVGAMDQAKEIEQGVELTMALGQMIDQSISEANHINHISQQLSKEKDQGMKSLTDVIEMVQNVDGEMVMVKDTIENTVSSSNEVLQANEMIKAIAEQTNLLALNASIEAARAGEAGRGFGVVAEEIKKLAEETNRFNEEIDHVIKKMNDNVLTSQNTITNMLQSTKQQLESVTKNQTAFNQMSQLIEEIGNSNQAFFRLMGQIEDQKNKTVAILENLSSIAEENAAGTEEVTASTEEQAGNLSEVVQEILKLLEETHIINQILKRYTK encoded by the coding sequence ATGTTTTTTCGCAAAGCAAATCAGCACAACGAAACCAGGTTATCCAAAGCCATTAAGGATTCTATCCTAATTGATTACCAGGTGATTCATCAGGCTTATCAGACCATTGAAGGCTTGGATTTTTCACAAAAAGACCGGCAACAGATCGAATCCCATTTGGAAAAACTCTTAACCGGCAATGCATCCTACTACGGCATTTGGGTGGTTGGAATCAAAAATGAGTTTAATGACCAACAATATCAGAACAAAGATCATTATGAATCCAATGGCCGGTTGAATACCTACTTATACCGAACGAAATCCGGTGTTAAAAAAATGTTTCTTGAAGATATTGATCAGGAAGCATTCTATACCAAACCTCTGGAAACAGAAAAAATTCAGATCCTGCAACCTTTTTTCTATGAACTGGAAGGAATTCCAGTTTTTATGACAGCCGTTGCAAAACCTTTGTTTATTGGAGGAAAAAAAGTCGGGGTAATAGGCATCGACATTGTTTTGTTAGGCATTAATGAGCTGGATGACGATTTTGTCCATCAGAGGGTTTCCTCCATGGAGGCAATGATCCCCAAAGCCATCGATGTTTATCAAAAAAACATCACGGCGATTATCGAAAAATTTACATTGATCGATAAAAAAATCCAATTTATTAAAAACCATTCAGAACAGATTGACGCCAGCGTTTTGGAAGTTTCCAAAGCCATCGAAGAAGTAGCCGTAGGCGCAATGGATCAGGCGAAGGAAATTGAACAGGGGGTTGAATTAACGATGGCCTTGGGTCAGATGATTGATCAGAGTATTTCTGAGGCCAATCATATTAACCATATCAGTCAACAACTTTCCAAGGAAAAGGATCAGGGCATGAAATCCTTAACCGATGTTATTGAAATGGTACAAAACGTTGATGGCGAAATGGTAATGGTAAAAGACACCATTGAAAATACGGTAAGTAGCAGTAACGAAGTGTTGCAGGCCAATGAAATGATTAAAGCGATTGCAGAGCAAACCAACTTATTAGCTCTTAACGCTTCTATTGAAGCCGCCAGAGCGGGCGAAGCCGGTCGGGGTTTTGGCGTGGTGGCCGAAGAAATAAAAAAACTGGCCGAAGAAACCAACCGCTTTAACGAAGAAATTGATCATGTTATCAAAAAAATGAACGACAATGTCTTAACATCTCAAAATACGATCACCAATATGCTCCAGTCCACCAAGCAACAGTTAGAAAGCGTGACGAAAAACCAGACAGCTTTCAATCAGATGAGTCAATTAATTGAAGAAATCGGAAACAGTAACCAGGCCTTCTTCCGTCTGATGGGTCAAATTGAAGACCAAAAAAATAAAACCGTTGCTATTTTGGAAAATCTTTCTTCTATTGCGGAAGAAAATGCAGCGGGTACGGAAGAAGTCACCGCTTCTACAGAAGAGCAGGCTGGAAATTTATCGGAAGTGGTGCAGGAAATTCTAAAGCTTCTTGAAGAAACCCATATTATTAACCAAATCCTGAAACGCTATACCAAATAA
- a CDS encoding FIST signal transduction protein, with protein MKIHMEQGRSLETFEKALITLEQDQEITGIMIFACDADQWTPDQLDPLLTRCRKPIWGGIFPEIIFGEQKLATGTLFIGFTQPVKTVIIEDLDEEPASIRQAIERGFGREYTLEQTMFVFADGLSHGIERLRDSLFQTLGSMPNYVGGGAGSLSFSQSPCIFTSRGLQENAAVLTLATQKSGIGVAHGWQQVSKPHKITESKGTHIISIDWVPAFDIYQEIVEALSGKRFQDHDFFHIAKAYPLGIAYQDLEMFVRDPIGISAENHLVCVGDIPTNSIVYVLHGNTESLLAGAKETVETATKAFELATQKQIQEASVTLVIDCISRALFWGKAFSTELNAIKGAPKVIGALTLGEFANIRRDYLAFHNKTIMTSFLE; from the coding sequence GTGAAAATACACATGGAACAAGGCAGATCCTTAGAAACATTTGAAAAGGCATTGATAACCCTGGAACAGGATCAAGAGATTACCGGCATAATGATTTTTGCCTGCGATGCTGATCAATGGACTCCCGATCAGCTGGATCCCCTGCTAACCCGTTGCCGAAAACCAATATGGGGTGGAATTTTTCCCGAAATCATTTTTGGTGAACAAAAATTAGCAACTGGTACCCTCTTTATAGGCTTTACTCAACCTGTCAAAACCGTTATAATCGAGGATTTAGATGAGGAGCCAGCCTCCATCAGGCAAGCCATCGAAAGAGGCTTTGGACGAGAGTATACGCTGGAACAAACCATGTTTGTTTTTGCTGATGGCCTTAGTCATGGGATAGAAAGATTACGTGATAGTTTGTTTCAAACATTAGGTTCTATGCCAAATTATGTAGGTGGAGGTGCCGGTTCCCTTTCTTTTTCCCAAAGTCCTTGTATTTTCACATCCAGAGGATTACAGGAAAATGCAGCTGTCCTGACTCTAGCAACACAAAAGAGTGGTATTGGTGTTGCTCACGGATGGCAACAGGTATCCAAACCTCATAAAATCACCGAATCCAAGGGAACACATATTATTTCCATCGATTGGGTTCCAGCTTTTGACATATACCAAGAAATTGTAGAAGCACTTTCTGGTAAGCGGTTTCAGGATCATGATTTTTTCCACATTGCCAAAGCATATCCTTTGGGTATTGCTTATCAGGATCTGGAAATGTTTGTACGTGATCCTATTGGTATCAGTGCAGAAAATCATTTAGTCTGTGTCGGGGATATACCGACAAATTCAATTGTCTATGTTTTGCATGGAAATACCGAATCTCTTTTAGCCGGTGCCAAAGAAACCGTTGAAACAGCCACAAAAGCTTTTGAACTAGCTACTCAAAAACAGATACAAGAGGCTTCTGTCACATTAGTAATCGACTGTATTTCCAGAGCACTCTTTTGGGGCAAAGCGTTTTCTACAGAACTAAATGCTATCAAAGGAGCACCTAAAGTAATAGGCGCGCTTACGTTAGGTGAATTTGCCAATATTCGTCGAGACTATCTTGCTTTCCACAATAAAACCATTATGACCAGCTTTCTTGAATAA
- a CDS encoding response regulator: MKERETILFVDDEVNVLSSLKRGMLDEPYRCYFASSGKEALKILEENTISVIVTDMRMPEMNGLQLLEEVSRISPDTVKIVLSGYTQLQQILATINKVDIFKFITKPWKMEEEFKAIINQAVEYYRLKQEHQQMKVDLENRNKVYRNMLDTMTRQVQSGKRQSLLLAALGETMFQHIAQWKEEITSDSEKSLPLHQQATIHQILKKSILYQGDQMTSEELEHYFYQELGRFLPLSPESFVKQSTSHNSQAEETLPVKKRTSRDGRLILGWIEASLLLLPNFSNQNSLWIETLLPSQHVFHLLIHIPVTEEEAQQISSYALPYLNQVLGKILESGENHFSATLTSETLTLKAVLPLSD, translated from the coding sequence ATGAAAGAAAGAGAAACCATTTTGTTTGTCGATGATGAAGTTAATGTTCTTAGTTCACTAAAGCGAGGAATGCTGGATGAGCCCTATCGCTGTTATTTTGCTAGCAGTGGAAAAGAAGCTCTGAAAATATTAGAAGAAAACACCATCAGTGTTATCGTAACGGATATGCGCATGCCTGAAATGAATGGACTGCAATTATTAGAAGAAGTTAGTCGTATATCACCAGATACCGTTAAGATTGTGCTTTCTGGCTACACCCAATTGCAGCAAATCCTAGCCACCATTAATAAAGTAGATATCTTTAAGTTCATCACAAAACCTTGGAAAATGGAAGAAGAGTTTAAGGCTATTATTAACCAGGCCGTCGAATACTACCGCCTTAAGCAAGAGCATCAACAAATGAAGGTAGATCTAGAAAACCGAAATAAAGTATACCGGAATATGTTAGATACTATGACCCGTCAGGTTCAGTCTGGAAAAAGACAGTCCCTGTTGCTGGCTGCTTTGGGAGAAACCATGTTCCAGCATATTGCTCAATGGAAGGAGGAGATTACTTCCGACAGTGAAAAATCATTACCACTGCACCAGCAAGCCACAATCCATCAGATATTAAAAAAATCGATCCTTTATCAAGGAGATCAAATGACCAGCGAAGAACTGGAACATTATTTTTATCAGGAGTTAGGTCGATTCCTTCCCCTATCCCCTGAATCCTTTGTCAAGCAATCTACATCCCACAATAGCCAGGCAGAGGAAACGCTGCCCGTGAAAAAACGTACCAGCCGTGATGGTCGACTGATCCTCGGCTGGATAGAAGCTTCTTTATTGCTTTTACCAAATTTTTCCAATCAAAACTCCCTGTGGATCGAAACCCTTCTTCCCAGCCAGCATGTATTTCATCTTCTCATTCATATACCTGTAACGGAGGAAGAAGCCCAACAAATAAGCTCTTATGCTCTTCCATACCTTAATCAGGTACTGGGAAAAATATTGGAATCAGGAGAAAACCATTTTTCAGCTACCCTAACATCTGAAACATTGACCCTGAAAGCAGTACTTCCCCTTTCAGATTAA
- a CDS encoding HDOD domain-containing protein has product MNRSILIVDDEQQVLRSLERLFLPTDYHILTAPGGHEALQLLEKTAVDMIISDMRMPGMNGYDLLSTVKTKYPHIVRIMLSGYSEEKVVMKALLDNTVKVYLFKPWNNQEMLDTISQIFETCHLLNNPQLMQLINKSSYLSTIEDTYRKIEKSIESEADIAKIAAIIEKDSVVTGEILRLANSVYIGARTGSLQTAITYIGLDHVKQMIRSTSILKLFLSSKKHRFLLNRLWKKSALSQQLYLNLHKYLLDKPVPDNCFSAALLHNIGIMFLLMQFEEPYAQLLLESEKNPEKTTELEMQLCGNSYEEVSGYLLNWWNLPFSVVEAALYHRIPFDERVINKEVAALVHLSRHYACQRLGFTEIEELDPRVFDYFGVDAPTIEDHISHIDLEDLT; this is encoded by the coding sequence ATGAACCGAAGTATTTTGATTGTAGACGATGAACAACAAGTGCTCCGTTCATTAGAGCGTCTTTTTTTGCCTACAGATTACCATATTTTAACAGCTCCGGGAGGTCATGAAGCCCTTCAACTCTTGGAAAAAACGGCGGTTGATATGATTATCAGTGATATGCGGATGCCTGGAATGAATGGATATGACTTACTGTCCACCGTTAAAACAAAATACCCTCATATCGTTCGTATAATGCTTTCCGGTTATTCAGAAGAAAAAGTAGTGATGAAAGCCTTATTAGATAATACCGTCAAAGTGTATCTTTTTAAGCCATGGAACAACCAGGAAATGTTGGATACAATCAGTCAGATTTTTGAAACCTGCCATCTTCTAAATAATCCACAACTCATGCAACTCATCAATAAGTCTTCTTATCTGTCAACGATTGAAGACACTTATCGTAAAATCGAAAAATCAATTGAATCAGAAGCCGATATCGCAAAAATTGCTGCCATTATTGAAAAAGATTCTGTGGTTACTGGCGAGATACTTCGATTGGCAAACTCGGTTTATATCGGAGCACGGACCGGTTCCTTACAAACAGCTATCACATACATCGGACTGGATCATGTTAAACAAATGATCCGTTCCACCTCTATCCTGAAACTATTTTTATCTTCAAAAAAACACCGGTTTCTCTTGAACCGTCTTTGGAAAAAATCTGCCCTATCTCAACAACTTTATTTGAATCTTCACAAATACCTTCTGGACAAACCTGTCCCTGACAACTGCTTTTCAGCAGCACTTTTGCATAACATAGGTATTATGTTTTTACTCATGCAGTTCGAAGAGCCTTATGCCCAGTTGTTATTAGAATCTGAAAAAAATCCTGAAAAAACTACAGAACTGGAGATGCAACTATGCGGTAATTCCTATGAAGAAGTCAGCGGCTATCTGTTAAACTGGTGGAACCTGCCTTTTTCAGTGGTTGAAGCAGCTCTATATCATCGCATCCCCTTTGATGAAAGGGTTATCAATAAAGAAGTTGCCGCACTGGTTCATTTATCCCGGCATTATGCTTGCCAAAGACTTGGCTTTACAGAAATAGAAGAACTAGATCCACGGGTCTTTGATTACTTTGGCGTAGACGCTCCAACCATTGAAGATCATATAAGCCATATCGATCTTGAAGACCTGACATAA
- a CDS encoding ATP-binding protein, producing MAIMIVEDSVLNMKIVSEVLHDEYPQYQIIQCPNPLLAEKLLQENDIWVMLLDIEMPELNGIDLLEQVRQQYSDKELQIIMLTAMTDADVFQKCFDLGANDYLGKPFKKVELVCRINQAIRSIQGQQQMEELLEGTKKHNKELRQMNIELQMTQSALIHSEKMAAIGQLAAGVAHEINNPIGYVSSNLESLRSYLRKMNTYMDQCKKVQQSLLKSEIESYHALALELEESYQTNKIDFIQEDIPVLMTDTMEGVQRVAKIVQTMRNFTRSSDQEEKKWVSLNNLIKQSMMILENESKYVADVLFKEREEIEIFCNELQIGQVLVNIINNAVQAIRSQENGERGCITICLARSGQEANLLISDDGPGIPKDIISKIFNPFFTTKAVGDGTGLGLSITYDIIVNKHGGRIEAHSQEGRGAIFDIVLPINQQESEETL from the coding sequence ATGGCTATTATGATTGTAGAGGATTCGGTTTTGAATATGAAAATTGTTTCTGAAGTATTACATGATGAATACCCTCAGTATCAAATCATTCAGTGCCCCAACCCCTTACTGGCTGAAAAACTACTACAAGAGAATGACATATGGGTGATGCTGTTAGATATTGAAATGCCTGAATTGAATGGCATTGATTTGTTAGAACAAGTACGACAACAGTATAGTGATAAAGAATTGCAAATTATTATGCTTACGGCTATGACTGATGCTGATGTGTTTCAAAAATGCTTCGATTTAGGTGCCAATGATTATCTTGGAAAACCTTTTAAGAAAGTGGAATTGGTATGCCGTATCAACCAGGCAATCCGAAGTATTCAGGGTCAGCAGCAAATGGAAGAATTACTGGAGGGTACGAAAAAACACAATAAGGAATTACGCCAGATGAATATTGAACTTCAAATGACACAATCCGCCCTGATTCACTCAGAAAAAATGGCGGCCATTGGTCAGCTAGCTGCCGGCGTTGCTCACGAAATTAACAATCCGATCGGCTATGTCAGCAGCAATCTTGAAAGCTTACGTAGTTACCTTAGAAAAATGAACACTTATATGGATCAATGTAAAAAAGTGCAGCAATCTTTGTTGAAATCAGAAATAGAATCATATCACGCCTTAGCCCTGGAACTTGAAGAAAGTTACCAAACAAACAAAATCGATTTTATACAGGAAGATATCCCCGTACTAATGACTGATACCATGGAAGGCGTACAACGTGTTGCAAAAATCGTTCAGACCATGCGCAATTTTACCCGTAGCAGCGATCAGGAAGAAAAAAAATGGGTATCCCTAAATAACCTGATAAAGCAGAGCATGATGATCCTGGAAAACGAATCTAAATATGTGGCCGATGTTCTTTTTAAGGAACGTGAAGAAATAGAGATCTTTTGCAATGAGTTACAAATAGGACAGGTGCTTGTCAATATTATTAACAATGCTGTTCAAGCGATTCGCAGCCAAGAAAACGGAGAAAGAGGCTGTATTACCATATGCCTTGCCCGTTCAGGCCAAGAGGCCAATTTACTTATCAGTGATGATGGCCCGGGCATTCCAAAAGATATTATCAGTAAAATATTCAATCCTTTCTTTACAACTAAAGCAGTGGGAGATGGAACCGGTTTAGGACTGAGTATCACCTATGACATTATTGTGAATAAACATGGCGGACGAATCGAGGCTCACAGTCAGGAAGGGCGAGGTGCTATTTTTGACATTGTGCTGCCTATCAATCAACAGGAAAGCGAGGAGACCCTATGA
- a CDS encoding HD domain-containing phosphohydrolase, whose protein sequence is MPLPFLSKEPKIPPITSASYKIMVADDDPEVHQITRMMLADFTFEGKGLEFINTYSGQETIEVLQKNPDTAILFLDVVMESNASGLEVVDYLRKELNNQMTRIILRTGQPGEAPEEEVIRQYDINDYRLKTEMTMKRLYTSTYAALRSYRDLSQIDQHRKGLEKIIRASSQLFEHQSLNEFLTSILDNLASFNQDENDMLFLSQTDGFLTLKEHDASHIMAATGKYKAYLGKKISEVAELEHVLNLIESASDKTDKIIHTEKGFLVKNDQKSLHDSYIFIEGAKEIYNFDLINLFLSNYDVALDRFIMEKMVSKTQKELIITLGEIVESHFDETAGHVRRISEMMYQFATLLEFPTSECEMIKIASTMHDIGKIAIPDHIIKKKGKLTPEEFDVIKHHPVIGHKILSKSELSLLKASAEIALYHHERFDGSGYPEGLSGEEIPLRARMLAIVDVFDAMSHKRVYKEAAPLEDVMEYLESQAGKHFDPELLAFFIKHLDIITQV, encoded by the coding sequence ATGCCTCTTCCCTTTTTATCCAAAGAACCTAAAATACCTCCGATTACCAGTGCCTCCTATAAAATCATGGTGGCCGATGATGATCCGGAGGTTCATCAAATTACCCGTATGATGCTGGCCGACTTCACCTTTGAAGGAAAAGGCCTGGAGTTTATCAATACTTACTCCGGACAGGAGACCATAGAAGTCCTTCAAAAAAACCCAGATACCGCCATTCTTTTTTTAGACGTGGTGATGGAAAGTAATGCTTCTGGTTTGGAAGTGGTGGATTATTTGCGTAAAGAACTGAACAATCAAATGACCCGCATTATTCTTCGTACTGGTCAGCCCGGTGAAGCTCCGGAAGAAGAAGTGATCCGACAATATGACATTAATGACTACCGTTTGAAAACAGAAATGACCATGAAGCGATTATATACCTCTACCTATGCTGCTCTCCGAAGTTATCGAGACTTATCCCAGATTGATCAGCATCGGAAAGGACTGGAAAAAATTATCAGAGCCAGCTCCCAGCTCTTTGAACATCAGTCCTTAAATGAGTTTTTAACCAGCATTTTGGATAATCTGGCTTCTTTTAACCAAGATGAAAACGACATGCTTTTTCTTTCTCAGACTGACGGCTTCTTAACCTTAAAAGAGCATGATGCTTCCCATATTATGGCGGCTACCGGTAAATACAAAGCTTATCTTGGGAAAAAAATCAGTGAAGTTGCGGAGCTAGAACATGTTTTGAACCTAATTGAAAGCGCCTCTGATAAGACGGATAAAATTATCCATACCGAAAAGGGTTTTCTGGTAAAAAACGATCAAAAATCCTTGCATGACAGCTATATTTTTATTGAAGGTGCCAAAGAAATTTATAATTTTGATCTAATTAATCTTTTCTTATCCAACTACGATGTAGCCCTCGATCGCTTTATCATGGAAAAAATGGTTTCAAAAACCCAGAAAGAACTGATTATTACGCTGGGAGAAATTGTAGAAAGTCATTTTGATGAAACGGCCGGTCATGTGCGACGTATCTCTGAGATGATGTATCAGTTTGCTACCTTGCTGGAATTTCCCACTTCCGAATGTGAAATGATCAAAATTGCCAGCACCATGCATGATATTGGAAAAATTGCCATTCCGGATCATATCATTAAAAAGAAAGGAAAACTGACGCCGGAAGAGTTTGATGTGATTAAGCACCATCCAGTGATTGGGCATAAAATCTTGTCCAAGTCGGAACTTTCCTTGTTAAAGGCCTCCGCCGAAATTGCTCTTTATCATCATGAGCGGTTTGATGGCTCCGGATATCCGGAAGGTCTATCCGGCGAAGAAATTCCTTTAAGAGCCAGAATGTTGGCCATTGTGGATGTTTTTGATGCCATGTCCCATAAACGGGTATACAAAGAAGCCGCACCTCTGGAAGACGTGATGGAATACTTAGAAAGTCAGGCTGGTAAGCATTTCGATCCTGAATTACTGGCTTTTTTTATCAAGCATCTGGACATCATTACCCAGGTATAG